Proteins from one Malaya genurostris strain Urasoe2022 chromosome 2, Malgen_1.1, whole genome shotgun sequence genomic window:
- the LOC131431877 gene encoding E3 ubiquitin ligase Rnf121 has protein sequence MNLHEPVDMLNKTLDDLTPEEKMRIEHMKLHEKHKGHESMHAEMVVILLVTLIVAQIVLVEWKKRHYKSYSLMTLLALWLIPFALCLRNQYWRFTFFWLIFSCITALVMRKALKKPVAGTTPRLVYKWFYFIYKLSYGLGIVGYIIMMFTFFGLNYVFNQAPNVWMDIGLLFVFYGLYYGVLGRDVAEICADKMAAHIGYYTPKGIPTRHLERNVCAVCGNQLLTEVNETGVIEDTYKLSCDHIFHEFCIRGWCIIGKKQTCPYCKEKVDLKKMFCNPWERPHVLYGQLLDWIRWLVAWQPLILFIVQGINWVLGLE, from the exons ATGAATCTGCACGAGCCGGTCGATATGCTAAACAAG ACCCTGGATGATCTCACTCCAGAGGAAAAAATGAG AATTGAACACATGAAGTTGCATGAAAAACACAAGGGTCATGAGTCCATGCACGCCGAAATGGTTGTTATCCTGCTAGTAACATTGATCGTAGCGCAAATCGTCCTAGTCGAATGGAAAAAGCGACATTATAAGTCTTACTCG CTCATGACACTGCTAGCACTTTGGTTAATACCGTTTGCATTATGCTTGAGGAATCAGTACTGGCGATTTACATTCTTTTGGCTTATATTCAGCTGCATAACGGCACTGGTTATGCGGAAGGCACTGAAAAAACCGGTGGCTGGCACCACCCCGCGATTAGTATATAAATGGTTTTACTTCATCTATAAACTGAGCTACGGACTGGGAATCGTAGGGTATATAATCATGATGTTCACGTTCTTCGGACTCAACTATGTTTTTAATCAAGCGCCGAATGTGTGGATGGACATTGGTCTATTGTTTGTGTTCTATGGATTGTACTACGGTGTGTTGGGACGGGACGTGGCGGAAATTTGCGCCGATAAAATGGCTGCTCACATCGGG TACTATACACCTAAAGGGATACCTACGCGACACCTGGAACGAAACGTGTGTGCCGTATGTGGCAATCAGCTGCTCACAGAGGTAAACGAAACAGGCGTTATCGAGGATACGTATAAGCTGTCTTGCGATCATATTTTCCATGAATTTTGTATACGAGGCTGGTGTATTATTGGCAAAAAGCAGACTTGCCCGTATTGCAAGGAGAAGGTGGACCTCAAGAAAATGTTCTGCAATCC GTGGGAACGACCGCATGTGTTGTATGGACAGTTGCTAGACTGGATCCGATGGCTGGTGGCTTGGCAACCGTTGATACTGTTTATTGTGCAGGGGATCAATTGGGTGTTAGGATTAGAATAG